In Oscillatoria acuminata PCC 6304, a single window of DNA contains:
- the cutA gene encoding divalent-cation tolerance protein CutA has translation MNNRMNELEYGIVWVTAPTRKEAEAIAEALVESQLAACVSLTPIYSIYTWRDKVNKEEEWQLTIKTDLRQFARLESTIKALHSYEVPEIIVVPIIAGSPPYLNWISESVVRD, from the coding sequence ATGAATAACCGTATGAATGAACTGGAATATGGCATCGTCTGGGTCACGGCCCCCACGCGCAAAGAAGCCGAGGCGATCGCAGAAGCCCTCGTGGAATCACAGTTAGCCGCCTGCGTCAGCCTAACCCCGATCTACTCTATTTATACCTGGAGAGATAAAGTCAATAAAGAAGAAGAATGGCAACTCACAATCAAAACTGATTTGCGTCAATTTGCCCGATTAGAATCAACTATAAAAGCCTTGCATTCTTATGAAGTTCCCGAAATAATTGTTGTTCCAATTATTGCAGGTTCTCCGCCTTATTTAAACTGGATTAGCGAGTCAGTTGTGAGAGATTGA